One Stigmatopora argus isolate UIUO_Sarg chromosome 12, RoL_Sarg_1.0, whole genome shotgun sequence genomic window carries:
- the LOC144086078 gene encoding sentrin-specific protease 5-like isoform X1: MKDSKSHMEEVSHCSKWAPKHRCKKLQMWTWWRRKDTAFWTFLRSRRSRVARRRLKLTAESRGNGHDVDNSSPLLEKTSLKRQAERTGDTTRPDSGPSAAAPESPDGKKTAVPSEALANSRTETRINGFPHGARSDKISGKNTGTFDVSLTKVAEHIHEFLDKFLAKYGSFIPLRRQDVLEHLKKHFNTHFNGSRKCFIRDVTERQMALSQKDRLSFRVVFEKHTLTLDDFSTLDQQNWLNDQVINTYGELIMDAAQHKVHFLNTFFHRKLVAKGFDGVKRWTKQVPPNPASGPWVTRAIVLKPNVLRVLLLQCIPRRSLARRWICSPRIWCWCPSIWSFTGVWWRWICAARKSPCWIPTNWLRNKSRRSIPNRGLGRRSSAEGGHAFFCPSQNILQYLTEEAMEKRRPSFVDGWKLSLDENVPQQSTENDCGVFVLEVSFCLCPRRGGPGLPVIPPVAFLSQYSRCLALAHPLRFSQRDIPEIRRRIYKELCERKLHR; the protein is encoded by the exons ATGAAGGACTCCAAATCTCATATGGAGGAGGTTTCACATTGCTCCAAATGGGCCCCAAAACATCGGTGCAAGAAATTACAAATGTGGACTTGGTGGAGAAGGAAAGACACGGCCTTTTGGACTTTTCTCCGTTCCAGAAGATCCAGGGTGGCCCGGAGGCGCCTCAAGCTCACGGCAGAGTCACGGGGAAATGGCCACGACGTCGACAACTCTTCACCACTCCTAGAAAAAACATCTCTCAAACGGCAAGCGGAACGTACGGGCGACACGACGAGGCCCGACTCCGGTCCGAGCGCCGCGGCGCCCGAAAGCCCGGACGGAAAGAAAACGGCGGTTCCCTCGGAAGCGCTGGCGAATTCCCGCACGGAGACACGGATAAACGGGTTTCCGCATGGGGCGCGCTCGGACAAAATCTCCGGCAAGAACACGGGGACGTTTGACGTCAGCTTGACCAAAGTGGCGGAGCACATCCACG AATTTCTCGACAAGTTCTTGGCCAAGTACGGAAGTTTCATCCCTCTGCGAAGGCAAGATGTGTTGGAGCACCTGAAAAAACACTTTAACACCCATTTCAACGGCAG tCGCAAATGTTTCATCCGGGACGTCACGGAGCGCCAAATGGCTTTGTCGCAGAAGGACCGTCTCTCCTTCCGGGTGGTCTTCGAGAAGCACACGCTAACCCTGGACGATTTCTCCACTCTGGACCAGCAAAATTGGCTCAACGACCAG GTTATTAACACCTACGGGGAATTGATTATGGACGCTGCCCAACACAAG GTCCACTTTCTCAACACTTTCTTTCACCGGAAGCTCGTGGCCAAAGGTTTCGACGGCGTCAAACGTTGGACCAAGCAGGTACCGCCGAACCCCGCGTCTGGTCCGTGGGTCACGCGAGCGATAGTTTTAAAGCCAAACGTCCTCCGTGTCCTTTTGCTCCAATGCATTCCACGTCGATCGCTCGCCCGCAGGTGGATTTGTTCTCCAAGAATTTGGTGTTGGTGCCCGTCCATCTGGAGTTTCACTGGTGTCTGGTGGCGGTGGATATGTGCCGCAAGAAAATCTCCCTGCTGGATTCCAACGAACTGGCTTCGCAACAAGTCCCGCAGGTCAATTCCAAACCGTGGCCTCGGCCGTCGCTCCTCCGCGGAGGGAGGTCAcgcttttttttgtccatcgCAGAACATCCTCCAATACCTGACGGAGGAAGCCATGGAGAAGCGACGCCCGTCTTTCGTCGACGGTTGGAAGCTGTCGTTGGACGAG AACGTCCCGCAGCAAAGTACCGAGAACGACTGCGGGGTTTTCGTGCTGGAGGTGAGTTTTTGCCTTTGCCCTCGCCGTGGCGGACCGGGCCTCCCCGTAATCCCTCCCGTGGCGTTCCTTTCCCAGTATTCCAGATGCCTGGCCTTGGCCCACCCGCTGCGTTTCTCCCAGAGAGACATCCCGGAGATACGCCGGCGCATCTACAAGGAGCTCTGCGAGCGGAAGCTCCATAGATAA
- the LOC144086078 gene encoding sentrin-specific protease 5-like isoform X2, which translates to MKDSKSHMEEVSHCSKWAPKHRCKKLQMWTWWRRKDTAFWTFLRSRRSRVARRRLKLTAESRGNGHDVDNSSPLLEKTSLKRQAERTGDTTRPDSGPSAAAPESPDGKKTAVPSEALANSRTETRINGFPHGARSDKISGKNTGTFDVSLTKVAEHIHEFLDKFLAKYGSFIPLRRQDVLEHLKKHFNTHFNGSRKCFIRDVTERQMALSQKDRLSFRVVFEKHTLTLDDFSTLDQQNWLNDQVINTYGELIMDAAQHKVHFLNTFFHRKLVAKGFDGVKRWTKQVPPNPASGPWVTRAIVLKPNVLRVLLLQCIPRRSLARRWICSPRIWCWCPSIWSFTGVWWRWICAARKSPCWIPTNWLRNKSRRSIPNRGLGRRSSAEGGHAFFCPSQNILQYLTEEAMEKRRPSFVDGWKLSLDENVPQQSTENDCGVFVLEYSRCLALAHPLRFSQRDIPEIRRRIYKELCERKLHR; encoded by the exons ATGAAGGACTCCAAATCTCATATGGAGGAGGTTTCACATTGCTCCAAATGGGCCCCAAAACATCGGTGCAAGAAATTACAAATGTGGACTTGGTGGAGAAGGAAAGACACGGCCTTTTGGACTTTTCTCCGTTCCAGAAGATCCAGGGTGGCCCGGAGGCGCCTCAAGCTCACGGCAGAGTCACGGGGAAATGGCCACGACGTCGACAACTCTTCACCACTCCTAGAAAAAACATCTCTCAAACGGCAAGCGGAACGTACGGGCGACACGACGAGGCCCGACTCCGGTCCGAGCGCCGCGGCGCCCGAAAGCCCGGACGGAAAGAAAACGGCGGTTCCCTCGGAAGCGCTGGCGAATTCCCGCACGGAGACACGGATAAACGGGTTTCCGCATGGGGCGCGCTCGGACAAAATCTCCGGCAAGAACACGGGGACGTTTGACGTCAGCTTGACCAAAGTGGCGGAGCACATCCACG AATTTCTCGACAAGTTCTTGGCCAAGTACGGAAGTTTCATCCCTCTGCGAAGGCAAGATGTGTTGGAGCACCTGAAAAAACACTTTAACACCCATTTCAACGGCAG tCGCAAATGTTTCATCCGGGACGTCACGGAGCGCCAAATGGCTTTGTCGCAGAAGGACCGTCTCTCCTTCCGGGTGGTCTTCGAGAAGCACACGCTAACCCTGGACGATTTCTCCACTCTGGACCAGCAAAATTGGCTCAACGACCAG GTTATTAACACCTACGGGGAATTGATTATGGACGCTGCCCAACACAAG GTCCACTTTCTCAACACTTTCTTTCACCGGAAGCTCGTGGCCAAAGGTTTCGACGGCGTCAAACGTTGGACCAAGCAGGTACCGCCGAACCCCGCGTCTGGTCCGTGGGTCACGCGAGCGATAGTTTTAAAGCCAAACGTCCTCCGTGTCCTTTTGCTCCAATGCATTCCACGTCGATCGCTCGCCCGCAGGTGGATTTGTTCTCCAAGAATTTGGTGTTGGTGCCCGTCCATCTGGAGTTTCACTGGTGTCTGGTGGCGGTGGATATGTGCCGCAAGAAAATCTCCCTGCTGGATTCCAACGAACTGGCTTCGCAACAAGTCCCGCAGGTCAATTCCAAACCGTGGCCTCGGCCGTCGCTCCTCCGCGGAGGGAGGTCAcgcttttttttgtccatcgCAGAACATCCTCCAATACCTGACGGAGGAAGCCATGGAGAAGCGACGCCCGTCTTTCGTCGACGGTTGGAAGCTGTCGTTGGACGAG AACGTCCCGCAGCAAAGTACCGAGAACGACTGCGGGGTTTTCGTGCTGGAG TATTCCAGATGCCTGGCCTTGGCCCACCCGCTGCGTTTCTCCCAGAGAGACATCCCGGAGATACGCCGGCGCATCTACAAGGAGCTCTGCGAGCGGAAGCTCCATAGATAA
- the LOC144086078 gene encoding uncharacterized protein LOC144086078 isoform X5 encodes MKDSKSHMEEVSHCSKWAPKHRCKKLQMWTWWRRKDTAFWTFLRSRRSRVARRRLKLTAESRGNGHDVDNSSPLLEKTSLKRQAERTGDTTRPDSGPSAAAPESPDGKKTAVPSEALANSRTETRINGFPHGARSDKISGKNTGTFDVSLTKVAEHIHEFLDKFLAKYGSFIPLRRQDVLEHLKKHFNTHFNGSRKCFIRDVTERQMALSQKDRLSFRVVFEKHTLTLDDFSTLDQQNWLNDQVINTYGELIMDAAQHKVHFLNTFFHRKLVAKGFDGVKRWTKQVDLFSKNLVLVPVHLEFHWCLVAVDMCRKKISLLDSNELASQQVPQVNSKPWPRPSLLRGGRSRFFLSIAEHPPIPDGGSHGEATPVFRRRLEAVVGRERPAAKYRERLRGFRAGVFQMPGLGPPAAFLPERHPGDTPAHLQGALRAEAP; translated from the exons ATGAAGGACTCCAAATCTCATATGGAGGAGGTTTCACATTGCTCCAAATGGGCCCCAAAACATCGGTGCAAGAAATTACAAATGTGGACTTGGTGGAGAAGGAAAGACACGGCCTTTTGGACTTTTCTCCGTTCCAGAAGATCCAGGGTGGCCCGGAGGCGCCTCAAGCTCACGGCAGAGTCACGGGGAAATGGCCACGACGTCGACAACTCTTCACCACTCCTAGAAAAAACATCTCTCAAACGGCAAGCGGAACGTACGGGCGACACGACGAGGCCCGACTCCGGTCCGAGCGCCGCGGCGCCCGAAAGCCCGGACGGAAAGAAAACGGCGGTTCCCTCGGAAGCGCTGGCGAATTCCCGCACGGAGACACGGATAAACGGGTTTCCGCATGGGGCGCGCTCGGACAAAATCTCCGGCAAGAACACGGGGACGTTTGACGTCAGCTTGACCAAAGTGGCGGAGCACATCCACG AATTTCTCGACAAGTTCTTGGCCAAGTACGGAAGTTTCATCCCTCTGCGAAGGCAAGATGTGTTGGAGCACCTGAAAAAACACTTTAACACCCATTTCAACGGCAG tCGCAAATGTTTCATCCGGGACGTCACGGAGCGCCAAATGGCTTTGTCGCAGAAGGACCGTCTCTCCTTCCGGGTGGTCTTCGAGAAGCACACGCTAACCCTGGACGATTTCTCCACTCTGGACCAGCAAAATTGGCTCAACGACCAG GTTATTAACACCTACGGGGAATTGATTATGGACGCTGCCCAACACAAG GTCCACTTTCTCAACACTTTCTTTCACCGGAAGCTCGTGGCCAAAGGTTTCGACGGCGTCAAACGTTGGACCAAGCAG GTGGATTTGTTCTCCAAGAATTTGGTGTTGGTGCCCGTCCATCTGGAGTTTCACTGGTGTCTGGTGGCGGTGGATATGTGCCGCAAGAAAATCTCCCTGCTGGATTCCAACGAACTGGCTTCGCAACAAGTCCCGCAGGTCAATTCCAAACCGTGGCCTCGGCCGTCGCTCCTCCGCGGAGGGAGGTCAcgcttttttttgtccatcgCAGAACATCCTCCAATACCTGACGGAGGAAGCCATGGAGAAGCGACGCCCGTCTTTCGTCGACGGTTGGAAGCTGTCGTTGGACGAG AACGTCCCGCAGCAAAGTACCGAGAACGACTGCGGGGTTTTCGTGCTGGAG TATTCCAGATGCCTGGCCTTGGCCCACCCGCTGCGTTTCTCCCAGAGAGACATCCCGGAGATACGCCGGCGCATCTACAAGGAGCTCTGCGAGCGGAAGCTCCATAG
- the LOC144086078 gene encoding sentrin-specific protease 5-like isoform X4, producing MKDSKSHMEEVSHCSKWAPKHRCKKLQMWTWWRRKDTAFWTFLRSRRSRVARRRLKLTAESRGNGHDVDNSSPLLEKTSLKRQAERTGDTTRPDSGPSAAAPESPDGKKTAVPSEALANSRTETRINGFPHGARSDKISGKNTGTFDVSLTKVAEHIHEFLDKFLAKYGSFIPLRRQDVLEHLKKHFNTHFNGSRKCFIRDVTERQMALSQKDRLSFRVVFEKHTLTLDDFSTLDQQNWLNDQVINTYGELIMDAAQHKVHFLNTFFHRKLVAKGFDGVKRWTKQVDLFSKNLVLVPVHLEFHWCLVAVDMCRKKISLLDSNELASQQVPQNILQYLTEEAMEKRRPSFVDGWKLSLDENVPQQSTENDCGVFVLEVSFCLCPRRGGPGLPVIPPVAFLSQYSRCLALAHPLRFSQRDIPEIRRRIYKELCERKLHR from the exons ATGAAGGACTCCAAATCTCATATGGAGGAGGTTTCACATTGCTCCAAATGGGCCCCAAAACATCGGTGCAAGAAATTACAAATGTGGACTTGGTGGAGAAGGAAAGACACGGCCTTTTGGACTTTTCTCCGTTCCAGAAGATCCAGGGTGGCCCGGAGGCGCCTCAAGCTCACGGCAGAGTCACGGGGAAATGGCCACGACGTCGACAACTCTTCACCACTCCTAGAAAAAACATCTCTCAAACGGCAAGCGGAACGTACGGGCGACACGACGAGGCCCGACTCCGGTCCGAGCGCCGCGGCGCCCGAAAGCCCGGACGGAAAGAAAACGGCGGTTCCCTCGGAAGCGCTGGCGAATTCCCGCACGGAGACACGGATAAACGGGTTTCCGCATGGGGCGCGCTCGGACAAAATCTCCGGCAAGAACACGGGGACGTTTGACGTCAGCTTGACCAAAGTGGCGGAGCACATCCACG AATTTCTCGACAAGTTCTTGGCCAAGTACGGAAGTTTCATCCCTCTGCGAAGGCAAGATGTGTTGGAGCACCTGAAAAAACACTTTAACACCCATTTCAACGGCAG tCGCAAATGTTTCATCCGGGACGTCACGGAGCGCCAAATGGCTTTGTCGCAGAAGGACCGTCTCTCCTTCCGGGTGGTCTTCGAGAAGCACACGCTAACCCTGGACGATTTCTCCACTCTGGACCAGCAAAATTGGCTCAACGACCAG GTTATTAACACCTACGGGGAATTGATTATGGACGCTGCCCAACACAAG GTCCACTTTCTCAACACTTTCTTTCACCGGAAGCTCGTGGCCAAAGGTTTCGACGGCGTCAAACGTTGGACCAAGCAG GTGGATTTGTTCTCCAAGAATTTGGTGTTGGTGCCCGTCCATCTGGAGTTTCACTGGTGTCTGGTGGCGGTGGATATGTGCCGCAAGAAAATCTCCCTGCTGGATTCCAACGAACTGGCTTCGCAACAAGTCCCGCAG AACATCCTCCAATACCTGACGGAGGAAGCCATGGAGAAGCGACGCCCGTCTTTCGTCGACGGTTGGAAGCTGTCGTTGGACGAG AACGTCCCGCAGCAAAGTACCGAGAACGACTGCGGGGTTTTCGTGCTGGAGGTGAGTTTTTGCCTTTGCCCTCGCCGTGGCGGACCGGGCCTCCCCGTAATCCCTCCCGTGGCGTTCCTTTCCCAGTATTCCAGATGCCTGGCCTTGGCCCACCCGCTGCGTTTCTCCCAGAGAGACATCCCGGAGATACGCCGGCGCATCTACAAGGAGCTCTGCGAGCGGAAGCTCCATAGATAA
- the LOC144086078 gene encoding sentrin-specific protease 5-like isoform X6 gives MKDSKSHMEEVSHCSKWAPKHRCKKLQMWTWWRRKDTAFWTFLRSRRSRVARRRLKLTAESRGNGHDVDNSSPLLEKTSLKRQAERTGDTTRPDSGPSAAAPESPDGKKTAVPSEALANSRTETRINGFPHGARSDKISGKNTGTFDVSLTKVAEHIHEFLDKFLAKYGSFIPLRRQDVLEHLKKHFNTHFNGSRKCFIRDVTERQMALSQKDRLSFRVVFEKHTLTLDDFSTLDQQNWLNDQVINTYGELIMDAAQHKVHFLNTFFHRKLVAKGFDGVKRWTKQVDLFSKNLVLVPVHLEFHWCLVAVDMCRKKISLLDSNELASQQVPQNILQYLTEEAMEKRRPSFVDGWKLSLDENVPQQSTENDCGVFVLEYSRCLALAHPLRFSQRDIPEIRRRIYKELCERKLHR, from the exons ATGAAGGACTCCAAATCTCATATGGAGGAGGTTTCACATTGCTCCAAATGGGCCCCAAAACATCGGTGCAAGAAATTACAAATGTGGACTTGGTGGAGAAGGAAAGACACGGCCTTTTGGACTTTTCTCCGTTCCAGAAGATCCAGGGTGGCCCGGAGGCGCCTCAAGCTCACGGCAGAGTCACGGGGAAATGGCCACGACGTCGACAACTCTTCACCACTCCTAGAAAAAACATCTCTCAAACGGCAAGCGGAACGTACGGGCGACACGACGAGGCCCGACTCCGGTCCGAGCGCCGCGGCGCCCGAAAGCCCGGACGGAAAGAAAACGGCGGTTCCCTCGGAAGCGCTGGCGAATTCCCGCACGGAGACACGGATAAACGGGTTTCCGCATGGGGCGCGCTCGGACAAAATCTCCGGCAAGAACACGGGGACGTTTGACGTCAGCTTGACCAAAGTGGCGGAGCACATCCACG AATTTCTCGACAAGTTCTTGGCCAAGTACGGAAGTTTCATCCCTCTGCGAAGGCAAGATGTGTTGGAGCACCTGAAAAAACACTTTAACACCCATTTCAACGGCAG tCGCAAATGTTTCATCCGGGACGTCACGGAGCGCCAAATGGCTTTGTCGCAGAAGGACCGTCTCTCCTTCCGGGTGGTCTTCGAGAAGCACACGCTAACCCTGGACGATTTCTCCACTCTGGACCAGCAAAATTGGCTCAACGACCAG GTTATTAACACCTACGGGGAATTGATTATGGACGCTGCCCAACACAAG GTCCACTTTCTCAACACTTTCTTTCACCGGAAGCTCGTGGCCAAAGGTTTCGACGGCGTCAAACGTTGGACCAAGCAG GTGGATTTGTTCTCCAAGAATTTGGTGTTGGTGCCCGTCCATCTGGAGTTTCACTGGTGTCTGGTGGCGGTGGATATGTGCCGCAAGAAAATCTCCCTGCTGGATTCCAACGAACTGGCTTCGCAACAAGTCCCGCAG AACATCCTCCAATACCTGACGGAGGAAGCCATGGAGAAGCGACGCCCGTCTTTCGTCGACGGTTGGAAGCTGTCGTTGGACGAG AACGTCCCGCAGCAAAGTACCGAGAACGACTGCGGGGTTTTCGTGCTGGAG TATTCCAGATGCCTGGCCTTGGCCCACCCGCTGCGTTTCTCCCAGAGAGACATCCCGGAGATACGCCGGCGCATCTACAAGGAGCTCTGCGAGCGGAAGCTCCATAGATAA
- the LOC144086078 gene encoding uncharacterized protein LOC144086078 isoform X3 codes for MKDSKSHMEEVSHCSKWAPKHRCKKLQMWTWWRRKDTAFWTFLRSRRSRVARRRLKLTAESRGNGHDVDNSSPLLEKTSLKRQAERTGDTTRPDSGPSAAAPESPDGKKTAVPSEALANSRTETRINGFPHGARSDKISGKNTGTFDVSLTKVAEHIHEFLDKFLAKYGSFIPLRRQDVLEHLKKHFNTHFNGSRKCFIRDVTERQMALSQKDRLSFRVVFEKHTLTLDDFSTLDQQNWLNDQVINTYGELIMDAAQHKVHFLNTFFHRKLVAKGFDGVKRWTKQVDLFSKNLVLVPVHLEFHWCLVAVDMCRKKISLLDSNELASQQVPQVNSKPWPRPSLLRGGRSRFFLSIAEHPPIPDGGSHGEATPVFRRRLEAVVGRERPAAKYRERLRGFRAGGEFLPLPSPWRTGPPRNPSRGVPFPVFQMPGLGPPAAFLPERHPGDTPAHLQGALRAEAP; via the exons ATGAAGGACTCCAAATCTCATATGGAGGAGGTTTCACATTGCTCCAAATGGGCCCCAAAACATCGGTGCAAGAAATTACAAATGTGGACTTGGTGGAGAAGGAAAGACACGGCCTTTTGGACTTTTCTCCGTTCCAGAAGATCCAGGGTGGCCCGGAGGCGCCTCAAGCTCACGGCAGAGTCACGGGGAAATGGCCACGACGTCGACAACTCTTCACCACTCCTAGAAAAAACATCTCTCAAACGGCAAGCGGAACGTACGGGCGACACGACGAGGCCCGACTCCGGTCCGAGCGCCGCGGCGCCCGAAAGCCCGGACGGAAAGAAAACGGCGGTTCCCTCGGAAGCGCTGGCGAATTCCCGCACGGAGACACGGATAAACGGGTTTCCGCATGGGGCGCGCTCGGACAAAATCTCCGGCAAGAACACGGGGACGTTTGACGTCAGCTTGACCAAAGTGGCGGAGCACATCCACG AATTTCTCGACAAGTTCTTGGCCAAGTACGGAAGTTTCATCCCTCTGCGAAGGCAAGATGTGTTGGAGCACCTGAAAAAACACTTTAACACCCATTTCAACGGCAG tCGCAAATGTTTCATCCGGGACGTCACGGAGCGCCAAATGGCTTTGTCGCAGAAGGACCGTCTCTCCTTCCGGGTGGTCTTCGAGAAGCACACGCTAACCCTGGACGATTTCTCCACTCTGGACCAGCAAAATTGGCTCAACGACCAG GTTATTAACACCTACGGGGAATTGATTATGGACGCTGCCCAACACAAG GTCCACTTTCTCAACACTTTCTTTCACCGGAAGCTCGTGGCCAAAGGTTTCGACGGCGTCAAACGTTGGACCAAGCAG GTGGATTTGTTCTCCAAGAATTTGGTGTTGGTGCCCGTCCATCTGGAGTTTCACTGGTGTCTGGTGGCGGTGGATATGTGCCGCAAGAAAATCTCCCTGCTGGATTCCAACGAACTGGCTTCGCAACAAGTCCCGCAGGTCAATTCCAAACCGTGGCCTCGGCCGTCGCTCCTCCGCGGAGGGAGGTCAcgcttttttttgtccatcgCAGAACATCCTCCAATACCTGACGGAGGAAGCCATGGAGAAGCGACGCCCGTCTTTCGTCGACGGTTGGAAGCTGTCGTTGGACGAG AACGTCCCGCAGCAAAGTACCGAGAACGACTGCGGGGTTTTCGTGCTGGAGGTGAGTTTTTGCCTTTGCCCTCGCCGTGGCGGACCGGGCCTCCCCGTAATCCCTCCCGTGGCGTTCCTTTCCCAGTATTCCAGATGCCTGGCCTTGGCCCACCCGCTGCGTTTCTCCCAGAGAGACATCCCGGAGATACGCCGGCGCATCTACAAGGAGCTCTGCGAGCGGAAGCTCCATAG